From a single Coregonus clupeaformis isolate EN_2021a unplaced genomic scaffold, ASM2061545v1 scaf0005, whole genome shotgun sequence genomic region:
- the cdk2 gene encoding cyclin-dependent kinase 2: protein MESFQKVEKIGEGTYGVVYKAKNRVTGETVALKKIRLDTETEGVPSTAIREISLLKELSHPNIVELRDVIHTENKLYLVFEFLHQDLKKFMDSSSVSGIALPLVKSYLFQLLQGLAFCHSHRVLHRDLKPQNLLINAQGEIKLADFGLARAFGVPVRTYTHEVVTLWYRAPEILLGCKYYSTAVDIWSLGCIFAEMITRRALFPGDSEIDQLFRIFRTLGTPDEAAWPGVTSMPDYKPSFPKWARQELSKVVPPLDEDGRELLGQMLTYDPNKRISAKNALVHRFFRDVTMPMPHLRL from the exons ATGGAATCGTTTCAGAAAGTGGAAAAGATTGGAGAAGGGACGTACGGAGTGGTGTACAAGGCAAAGAACAGAGTCACTGGAGAGACTGTTGCCCTCAAGAAAATCAGACTAGACAC GGAAACAGAGGGAGTACCAAGCACTGCCATCCGAGAGATATCCCTCCTCAAAGAGCTCAGCCACCCAAATATTGTCGA GCTCCGTGATGTCATCCACACAGAGAACAAACTGTACCTGGTTTTTGAATTCCTTCATCAGGACCTCAAGAAGTTCATggactcctcctctgtctctggtATCGCTCTGCCACTTGTCAAG agtTACCTGTTCCAGCTGCTACAGGGCCTGGCCTTCTGTCACTCCCACAGGGTTCTCCATCGGGACCTGAAGCCCCAGAACCTGCTCATCAACGCccagggggagatcaagctggcTGACTTCGGCCTGGCTAGGGCCTTCGGGGTGCCTGTCCGCACCTACACTCATGAG GTGGTAACTCTATGGTACCGAGCTCCAGAAATTCTCTTGGGCTGCAAATACTACTCTACAGCTGTTGACATCTGGAGTTTGGGGTGCATCTTTGCTGAAATG ATCACTAGGAGGGCCTTGTTTCCAGGCGACTCCGAGATCGATCAGCTGTTCCGAATCTTCCGTACCCTGGGTACTCCAGATGAGGCGGCCTGGCCAGGGGTCACCTCCATGCCCGACTACAAGCCCTCCTTCCCAAAGTGGGCCCGGCAGGAGCTGTCCAAAGTGGTGCCCCCTCTGGATGAGGACGGGAGAGAGCTGCTCGGG CAAATGCTGACCTATGACCCAAACAAGAGGATATCTGCTAAAAATGCCCTCGTCCATCGGTTCTTCCGCGATGTCACCATGCCAATGCCACACCTACGACTGTGA
- the pmela gene encoding premelanosome protein a, translating into MNTLLTVLVLALLSAALGAKPKTRFTRYHSWNSRIYPVWKDGDSRYRDCWTGGEVTFDVKNDAPTLTGAKATFNIDLRFPSNQTVLPDGQVVWARNCTVNGTQYRQGQAVYPDQVSGPSGEYSGVFPDGTPFTGTADRKPHYVFVWKTWGRYWQVAGGPSSSLTISTDNVPLGSYNMEVVIYHCRGKNKFIPLGYASTTFSITDQIPFAVSLTQINDVNQADQNFIQNRAIAFSISLHDPSQYLSASDVTFNWDFGDNSGTLISRERQVTHTYLTTGTYRPQVVLMASIPNGCDTPADPTAASPTVMPMDPSGAPAVVVVDSTPRAAPADIALDVPASDVAPAEAADTAAADAAAADADAVDTDAATAEDPAAAETAVEAGATAEDAAADAATAEAAAEPTADDAAATAEGVEVVASAAEDPAVIPATEDPAAVPAVEADATAEDTAAAAVEDPAAVPAVEGATAAPVAPATEEAAAADAAADADAAAADAAADADAAAAAETAVVEATAADVPAIAAAASVAPVAEGEEATVDLAATILPEVPAIATVAPVAEEAIVADAEVVAEVAAATEVAQAETVAPAANVIVPAATAAAAVVEVVPAELEAEVVETVIEVAADATAAPAAVTAPVENEVVAEAEIEADTETQVALVVAKRQAPELTAADDCMIYRYGSFSTAVDVVQGIESVEITQVANVVSQATEVVQNAVDLTITCQGSLPNEVCTIISDADCITPVETICNNVTPSPDCQMILRQFFNDSGVFCINVSLTNDVSLAMASAKVRVTVGSNSSTAGTVAAVLGVMVLVCVVGAIALTYKRFNQYRPLREDSTGGSMGSSGNTSVPMLLWNLLSRQSTGERSPLLQGRVV; encoded by the exons atgAATACTCTACTGACAGTACTGGTGTTGGCTCTCTTGTCAGCAGCTTTAGGAGCAA AGCCTAAAACACGTTTTACACGCTACCACTCATGGAACTCACGGATATATCCAGTGTGGAAAGATGGGGACTCCCGATACAGAGACTGTTGGACTG GTGGAGAAGTTACATTCGATGTGAAAAATGATGCACCCACCCTGACTGGCGCAAAGGCAACCTTTAACATCGACCTTCGCTTCCCATCAAACCAGACAGTGCTTCCTGATGGACAGGTGGTCTGGGCACGTAACTGCACTGTCAATG GAACACAGTATCGTCAGGGCCAGGCTGTGTATCCCGACCAGGTCTCTGGTCCTTCAGGAGAGTACAGCGGAGTCTTCCCTGATGGTACCCCCTTCACTGGGACCGCAGACAGGAAACCACACTACGTGTTTGTGTGGAAGACATGGG GACGTTACTGGCAGGTGGCGGGCgggccctcctcctctctcaccatcAGTACGGACAATGTGCCCCTGGGCTCTTACAACATGGAGGTGGTCATCTACCACTGCCGTGGCAAGAACAAGTTCATCCCTTTGGGCTATGCCTCCACAACCTTCTCCATCACAG ACCAGATCCCCTTCGCAGTGTCGCTGACCCAAATTAACGATGTGAACCAGGCTGACCAGAACTTCATCCAGAACCGGGCCATTGCCTTCAGCATCAGCCTCCACGACCCCAGCCAGTACCTCAGCGCCTCAGACGTCACCTTTAACTGGGACTTTGGTGACAACAGTGGCACCCTCATCTCCAGGGAGcgccaggtcacacacacatacctcacCACTGGCACCTACAGGCCTCAGGTGGTCCTGATGGCAAGCATCCCCAACGGCTGTGACACACCTGCAGACCCTACCGCTGCCAGCCCCACTG TGATGCCTATGGATCCCTCCGGCGCTCCTGCCGTGGTTGTGGTGGACTCTACCCCAAGGGCAGCTCCAGCTGACATCGCCCTGGATGTGCCTGCCTCTGATGTTGCCCCTGCTGAGGCTGCAGACACAGCTGCAGCAGACGCAGCTGCAGCCGACGCCGATGCCGTAGACACAGATGCAGCCACAGCCGAAGACCCAGCCGCAGCCGAAACTGCAGTCGAAGCCGGTGCCACAGCCGAAGACGCTGCCGCAGACGCTGCCACAGCTGAAGCCGCAGCCGAACCCACAGCTGACGACGCAGCCGCAACCGCAGAGGGAGTCGAGGTGGTCGCCTCAGCAGCAGAGGATCCAGCCGTCATCCCGGCAACAGAGGACCCTGCCGCTGTCCCTGCAGTAGAAGCCGATGCCACAGCAGAAGACACGGCTGCTGCAGCCGTTGAGGACCCTGCCGCTGTCCCGGCTGTGGAGGGAGCCACAGCTGCCCCCGTCGCCCCAGCAACTGAAGAGGCAGCTGCTGCTGATGCAGCTGCTGATGCTGATGCAGCTGCTGCTGATGCAGCTGCTGATGCTGATGCAGCTGCTGCTGCCGAAACCGCAGTGGTAGAGGCTACGGCTGCAGATGTGCCCGCCATCGCCGCTGCTGCTTCAGTTgctccagttgcagagggagaggaggccacAGTGGACCTGGCGGCCACAATCCTACCAGAGGTCCCAGCTATAGCCACCGTTGCACCCGTGGCGGAGGAGGCCATAGTTGCTGATGCTGAGGTGGTGGCTGAGGTTGCGGCTGCAACAGAGGTGGCCCAGGCCGAGACGGTGGCCCCTGCTGCTAACGTCATTGTTCCTGCCGCCACGGCGGCTGCAGCTGTGGTGGAGGTAGTGCCAGCTGAGCTAGAGGCAGAGGTCGTAGAGACAGTGATTGAGGTTGCAGCTGATGCCACTGCAG CGCCAGCAGCAGTGACTGCTCCAGTGGAGAATGAGGTAGTAGCAGAGGCTGAGATAgaggcagacacagagacacaggtgGCTCTTGTTGTGGCTAAAAGACAGGCTCCTGAACTTACAGCGGCTGACGACTGTATGATATATCGCTACGGCTCCTTCTCGACCGCTGTGGACGTCGTCC AGGGTATTGAGAGTGTGGAGATCACCCAGGTGGCCAACGTAGTGTCTCAGGCCACTGAGGTGGTGCAGAATGCTGTGGACCTGACAATCACCTGCCAGGGGAG CCTGCCCAATGAAGTGTGCACCATCATCTCGGATGCAGACTGCATCACGCCTGTGGAGACCATCTGTAACAACGTGACACCCTCCCCAGATTGTCAGATGATCCTTCGCCAGTTCTTCAATGACTCTGGAGTGTTCTGCATCAATGTGTCCCTGACCAATGATGTTAGTCTGGCTATGGCCAGTGCTAAAGTCCGTGTGACTGTGG gCTCCAACTCCTCCACAGCAGGCACTGTGGCCGCGGTTCTGGGTGTCATGGTCCTTGTCTGTGTTGTTGGTGCCATTGCTTTGACCTACAA GCGGTTTAACCAATACCGTCCACTGAGGGAGGACTCAACAGGCGGAAGCATGGGAAGCTCTGGAAACACGTCTGTGCCGATGCTGCTGTGGAACCTTCTGAGCCGACAGTCAACAGGAGAAAGAAGCCCACTGCTTCAGGGAAGGGTGGTGTGA